CCAGGTGGTCCACAATGGCGGCGACGGCGGCATCGGCCGGCTGGCTGCGCGTCCACTGCCAGAACTCGTGCAGCGTGCCGAGCGCCTGCTGGACGGGTGTGCCGGGCGGGGCAGCCGGCGGTACATCGAAGCGGAAGCCGCTGCCGGCCAGAGCGTGCTCCGCCAGTTGCTCGTGGTCCAGGCCGAAGAACAGGCCGGTCAGGACGGCCACGGTCAGCGTCGGGTCGCCCGGATCGGCCAGCGCGCGGAGCAGCCGCGCCAGCTCCTCCAGCTCCTCCTCTATGCCGATGCCGCCGCCCGTGACCTGCACCGGCAGGTTTCTGGCCTCCAGTGCCCGCGCGTAGATGGCCAGACACCCCTTCCGTTGCGTCAGCACCAGGAAGTCGCCCGGCCGCCGCTCGCCCTGCTCGATCCGCTCGTGGATCCAGCTTGCCACCAGCTCCGCGTCCTCCGCGGCGATCAACTGCTGGCGAGTCGAAGCCGGGGCCGGAAACTCGTACCAGCAGACGCGCGCCCGGGTGGCAGCCTGCACCGCACCCCCCACAACCTCCGCACCCCTGCCCCCCTCGGGTGCCGGGTCGGGACGCACCGCCCGCAGCCAGGCGAATGCCGCCTGGTGGTCCGTGGCCTGCGCCGGAAAGCGCGCGGCGAAGACCTGGTTCACGAACTGCTCGATGGGTCGGGTAGAGCGAAAGTTCGAGGTCAGCTCGACCACGGCGCCCCACTCCTGGAAGCGGCGCTTCACTTGGTTATAGATGGCGATGTCCGCGCGCCGGAACCGGTAGATGCTCTGCTTCGGATCGCCCACCACGAAGAGCGCGCCCGCTCGCGGCTCGGCCAGCCGCCAGTCCTGGGCGTCGGGGTCGCGAGCGGCCAGCAGGAACAGGACCTCGGCCTGAATGGGGTCCGTATCCTGGAACTCGTCCACCAGCAGGCAGGGGTAGCGCTCGGCCAGGGCGCGGCGAGCCGCCGGGTGCTCGCGCAGCAGCCGCGCGGCCAGCATGAGCAGGTCCTGGAAGTCCAGCCGGCCGCTGCGGCGCCGCTCGGCGCTGAACGCGGCCGCCGCGCGCAGGGCGAGCTCGAGCGCGTAAGGGTAGCGGTGCGCGTACCACTGCTGCAGCAGCCGCTCGACGGGCCCGCCCGGCCCAGCCAGCGCGGCGAGCTCGCCAGCCAGCTCCCGCGCGGACTGCGCCCTCGCGGGATCGGCACCCCACCGCTCCCGGCGCACGCCGAAGTTCGCCCCCTGCAGCTCCGCCAGCGCCTCGAAGAGGCGCGCCCGCTCGTGCCACCCCAGCGCGCGGTGAAAGCGGAGGCTGCGGAGCCGCGTCTGGAACGCGTCCCAGCCGCCTCGCGGCTCGGCCTCGGGCAGGAGCGCGATCGCCCTGTCGAGCAACTGCTCGAGCTGCGCCCGCAGCGCCTCCGGGTCCGGGGCCTCAAAAGGATGGCCGGGGAAGGCGACGTCGGGATTGTCGCTCAACTGGCGGAAGAGCCCGAAGAGCGCGCCGGGCCTCATTCCCAGCTCGGCCGCGCGCAGCAGCAGGGCGTCGCCCTGGGCGGCCAGCCGCTCGAGGTGCCGCATCCAGAAGTCGCGGGCCAGCCGGTCCGCCTCGACCGCCTGCAGCTCGCGGAATGCCGGGTCCAGCCCCGCCTCGAGCGGCCGCTCGCGCAACAGCCGGGCGCAGAACGAGTGGATGGTGCCGATGAAGCCGCGGTCCAGCTCCTTTAGCGCCCGGTCGACGCGTTCGAGCACGGGCCCGTCTCCGGACTTCTGCGCCCGCCGCAGCTCGACCTCGAGCTGAACCTGGAAGCGCTGGCGCAGCTCCGCCGCCGCCTTGCGCGTAAAGGTCACCGCCGCGAGCTGGTCCACCCGCGCCTTGTCGCAGCGCACCAGGGCGACCATCCGCCCCACCATTTCCGTTGTCTTGCCCGCGCCCGCGCCCGCCTCCACCAGCAGGCTGGTCTCCAGATCGCTGCGGATGCGGTCGCGCGCCGCCTGGTCGGGCAGCAGGCCGGCGGCTGCCGCGCCGACCTCCGCCGCGGCGTCGCCGAGCTGCCCTGCCGCGCCAGAGACTCCCGGCGGGCTGGCCGGCACCGCGGCCGGCGGGAAGAGCGAGAGCTGGGTCATGGCGAACGCCGCACTTCGGCGAGCGCCTCCAGCTCCGGCACCCAGGCCAGGTGCTGGCGCGTCCAGGCGGCCAGCGGGGAGTCGACCTCGCCCCAACGCTCTCCCACGCGGCAAATCTCGCGATAGTCGCAGAACTTGCAGTCATCCGGGTTGTCCGTGGGCATGAAGTGGCCACGGGCGGCAAGGTCCAGCAGCCGGTCGATGACCGCCAGCCCCGCCCGCAGTTGGGCGGCATCGCGGCTCCAGCACTCGTTCTGGCCCTGCCGGGTGGGGAAGTGGTACTCCGCGCGGTCCGCGGGCTGGCCCAGCAGCTTCTCGGCTGCCAGCACATACAACGTGTGCTGCAGCCGCCGCCCGCCCTGGAAGACGCCCGTGCCCGGCGCGTAGCTGCGCCTCGACCCCGTCTTGTAGTCGACCACCACCAGCCCCTCCGGGCGCCGGTCCACGCGGTCGATCCTGCCGCTCAGGCGGATCACGCCGCCGGGCAGTTCGATCGGGACCAGGTCGTGCGCGGTCCCCGGGCCGAAGCCGAGCTCCAGCGCGTGCCAGGGCGCACCGCGCGTCCGCACCATTTCCACGAAGGCGCGCGCGTCCTCTCGCAGCTCCCCGACCTGACGCTGGAAGACCGCCTCACTGGGCACGGGGATGGCTGCGCGGGCCAGCCCGATCCGCCGGTCCAGCGTCTCCAGCGTCAGGGCCAGGAACTCCGGACTCTCCGGCGCGATGCCCTGCCGCCGAGCATCGCCCAGCACGTCCTCGTACAACTTGTGCAGCAGCTTGCCGCGTTCCAGCGGATCGAGCCAGACCTCCGGGTCCAGGTGCGGGTCCTCGGGTGCGCGGATGCGCAGGATGTAACGATAGAAGTAGCGGTGCGGACAGGTGCCGAGCGTCTCGAGGCGGGTGGCAGAGACGGCCGTTTCCGGGTCGCGGCGCGGATCGAGCCGCTCGGGCCGGGGCACGATACGGCCGTGGTACGCGGTGAACTCGCGCCGCCGCCGGGCACGACGGGCGTTGAGTCCGGCGCGCAACCCGGGAAAGCCGGCGAGCACCGCGCGGGTGCCGGAGAGGAGAAGTCCATCGGAGGACAGCGCGCCCAGCCAGGCGTCGGCAGCGTCCAGGCGAGCGGCGCCGGCGGGCACGGCACAGGCCAGCGCACCGAGCTGCTCGTGCAGTTGCCGGTAATCAGCCGTGGGGTCGCCGAGCCGCAGCCGCAGTGCCTGCAACAGCACGGCAGCCGGCGCAATGGCGCGGGCCTCCGCTGCCTCCCAGGCGCTGTAGCTGAGCGTCACCTGGCCGCGCAGGCGGGCCAGCAGCGCCGCCAGCCGGTGCCGCGCCTCTTCCAGGCGGTCCATGCTGGTGGGCAGGTCCGCCCCGGCCAGGGCCACGTTGACGCGGCGGCGGTCTTCGTCGAGCAGCAACGGGTCCTGCACCCCGGCGCCAGGAAAGCGGGCGGCGTCCAGCCCGACCACGAAGCTGGCCGGCCGGCCAGTCAACCCCCCATGTTCCAGATCCGAGAGGTGCAGGTGCGCGCCGCTCGAGGTCCAGGGCGCGGCACCGTCTGCGGCCGGCGCGGGCACGCGCAGCTCGAGACTGCCGCGCAGGATCGCCAGGGCAGCGCCGAAGGAGGTGGGCCGCTGCAGGCTTTCCGCCACCCGCTCGAGCCGCGCCCCGAGCCGGGCGCGCGCCGTGGCATCCACACCGCTGCCGGCGGGCACCAATTCGAGGAAGGCCAGCGCGCCACGGGCGATGTCGGCGGCCGATGTGGGGGCGTTGTCGGCGCCCGCCCACGCCGCCGCCGGCGCCGTGGCCTCAAGCACCTGCAGCAGGGAGCGGAGCAAATCCAGCTCCGCCCGCTCGCGGCGCGCCCACTCCGCCGCCTGCTCCCCGTCCTCGCCGCCCGGCGCCGCCAGCGCGGGCGGCGGCGCGGCCTCGAGCGCCCCCTCGATCGCCGCCAGGTAACGGTCCAGCCCCCAGCCAATGCGCAGGCGGCGCAGTCGCCGGGCGAGCGCGGGCCCGGGGCGCCACTCGCCGCCCGCCGGCGGGACGACGTCGCCCACTTCCAGCAGGCCGCGCAGCACCTCGGCCGGGCAGCCCTCCTCGAGCCAGCGGAAGTAGCCGGCCAGCGCCCGGGCGGGGCGGGTCCGGTCCACGGGCAGGCCCACGGCGTAGCTCACCGGGATGCCCAGGCGCTGCGCCAGGGTGTCCAGCGCGGCGCCGTACGCAGCCGCGTCCGTGGCCACGATCTCGACCTGATCCCAGCGCAGCCCTGCGGCCAGCACGCGCCGCAGCACTTCGCGTAGCTCGTCCGTGGGGCTGGCCGCGGCAAAGAGGTCGATTCGCGGCGTGTCCGGCGCCAGTCCCGCCAGCTCGGGCTCATGCAGGAAGGAGAGGCGGCTCGAGGGCGCCGAGGCCTCGCGCCAGAGGACCGCGGCCGGCGCCGCCAGCCTGGCCGTCGGATCAGCCGCCAGAACTGCCGCGCCATGCGCGCCCAGCCAGCGCAGGAGCCGGCCGGTCAAGCCCCGCCGGTGGAGCCCCGGCAGCAGGTAGATCCGGGCGGCCGGCGGCGCGGACGTGCCCTGCTCCAGCGCCTCCGCGGCCCGGCGGAGCACGGCCGCCGTGTCAGCCTTGCCGGCGGCCGCCAGCCGCGCCTCGTAGCCGGCCAGGATAGCCGCCAGCACGTCCCGCTTCCCGGCGTGATCCAGCGGCACGCGCGCCAGCTCGACCCCGCGGATGCCAGCCAGGCGCAGGGCCTGTACCGAGCTGGCCAGCGCCTCGCGGAAGCCGGCCCCCTCCGCCAGCGCCCGGAAGCGCAGGTGCGACGGCCCAGCCAGCACCTCGTCCGCGACTTCATCCAGCCGCGCGCGCTGCTCGAGCTCGTCCGCCAGCTCGAGCCCCTCGGCAGCCAGTTGTGGCGCGACCATGCCGTGCGCGAGCTGCCAGGGCGTGACCGCCTCCCACCCCACCCAGCCGATCCCGGCCACCCCCAGCGCCCGCAGCAGCTCCCGCCCTTCGCCCTGGCGCCGGCACACGAGCAGCTTGCGCTCGAAGGGGTGCTCGGCCCCGGCAGCCGCCAGCGAGGCCAGCAGGCAAGAGACCCCTGTGCGGCCGGCGAGCGGCGGAGAAGCCGGCTCGGGGAGCGGCATCACGGACGGCTCTCCAGGCTTCATCACGGGCTCTTCTGCAAGCGCCACCAATAGCGGATCTACGGACGGCTCGCCGGCCCCTGCAGGCGGCATGACCGGCGGCGCTTCCGGCGGCCCGGCCGGATCCGGCTGGTAATCCTGGCCGGCTCGGCGGGACGCCGCCGCTCAGGCCTTGCGCTCGAGCAGGGCAACGAAATCGTCCAGCGGCACCGCCGCCAGCGTCGTGATCTGCACGCTGCCCCGCGCCCCCAGTTCCGCCGACACGCGGGCGATGGTGGCGTTGTCCGGCGCGTCCACGATGTTCACGAAGTCGAACGGGCCGAGCACGGCGAACTGCTCGCGCACTTTCACGCCGAACTTCTCGATCTCGCTGTTCACCTGGCGGATGCGGCCGGGGTTCTTGGTGAGGGTCTCGGCACCTTCACCGGTGAGCTTGCTGAGCAGGACGTAGGTGGGCATGAGGACCTCCAGGTTCGGGATGGTATTGCTGTGCAGGCGCACCATCGAGGATGCCATCGCCGCGCAGGTTAGACAACCCCGGGCGCCGGGCATAGAATAGCACGGCGGCCGGGACCTCTCCTGAGGCGCCGCTCTGCTCCGCCTGGCGGGGCGCAGCCGGGCGGGCCTGCCCTCCCACGCAGCTTCGGGCGAGGCACGGTCCGTTGCCGCATGCGGCGCGGGCACGGCGCCGGGTCAGAGCAGAAGTGGCGGGGCCGTTCTGAGCGCCGCCCGCAACCTTGGCCCGTGCACGGTGCAAGACCATGGCCAAACGAGCCGATACTCACGCGCCTGCTGCCGGCCCACCTGCGAGTGCCGACGAGGTGCGCGCGCTGCTGCAGGCTCTGCTAGAGCGCGTGCCCGATGTCCGCTTCGCTTACCTCTTTGGCTCGTTCGCCAAGGGTCGCGTCCCGCGCCAGTAGCGACATCGACGTCGAGCCCGCCCGCCGCGCCCGACTGCGCGGGTCCCTAAACTCTGCCCGGACCATGGCTGCCATGAAGAGGCTGCACATCATCCTGCTCGCCGCTCTCCCCACGCTGCTGCTGCCTGCCGCAGCCGCGGCGGCGCAGGCGCCGGAACTGTCGACCTTCAGCATTGTGGCCTGCGACACCGCGAACGGCTTCCTGGGCGTCGCCATCCAGTCCCGGGTGGTGGCGGCCGGCGCCATTGTGCCTGCAGCCCGCGCGGGCGTGGGCGCGATCGCCAGCCAGGCCGCAGCCAATGTTGCCTACAAGGAGCAGGCGCTCGAGCTGCTGCGGCAGGGCAGGTCGCCCGAGGAGGTGCGCTCCGAGTTCCTGGCCACCGACTCCGGCATCCGGCGCCGGCAGTTCGCCCTGACCGACGCGCGCTGCCGCTTTGCCGCCTTCACCGGCGAAGGCGCGCTCCCCTGGGCCGGTCACAAGGTCGGGGCGCACTACAGCGTGCAGGGGAACATCCTGACCGGGCCGGAGGTGGTGGACGCCATGGCCCGGGCCTGCGAGGAGGCGGAGGCGGCCGGCTTACCCTTCGGCGAGCGGCTGCTCGCGGCGCTCAAGGCCGGGCAGCGGGCGGGCGGCGACCGGCGCGGCCGCCAGGGCGCGGGCCTGCTGATCGTGAAGGAGAAGGGAGGCTACGCCGGGGGCGACGACCGCTACGCCGACCTGCGGGTCGAGGACCACCCGGAGCCGATCCTCGAGCTGGAGCGCGTCTACAGGGTCTGGATGTCGCTCTTCCACCCGGCCGACTACTTCGTGCCGCACGGCCGCGAGCCGGTGGCCGCGCCCGCGGGGCCGCACATCTGCGAGCTGAGACGGCTGCTGGCCCGCGCCGGGCACGGCAAGCCGCCGGCGGACAGCGCCGGCTCGTGCGCCTTCGACGACGAGGTGGTCGCCGCACTCAAGGCCTTCCAGCGCGCGCAGGGCCTCGAGCCGCGCGCGGCGGTCACACCCGAGCTGGCCGCGCGGCTCAAGGCCGCCGCCGCCGCCAGGGACGGCCGCAGGACGCAGTAGGCCCGCAGCAGACTCGCTTCCTCACCACCAGGTCCAGCTCCAGCCGGCGATCCTCCCGGAGGGGGAACAGGTCTGCGGGGCGCCGCGCGAGCCGCGCAGATTGGCAACGCGAATTACAATTTGCGCATGATCCGCCGGACCTGAACCCCGCGCCTCGACCGTGCCCCTTTAACGCCCCGCCCGGTTGCGTGTAGATTGTCGCGAATGAAGTCGTTCCGCGCGCCGCGCCGGCGAAAGGAAAGCCGTGGCCCCTTGCCCGGCGAGGATCTGGTCGCTCGAGGCCTGGAGGACCTCGGACGCGGGCTCGAGTCGATCCCCGCCCTCCTGGTCTCGATCGGCGCCCCGCGACTGCGCCGGCTCGGGGCCGTCGTCGAGAATGCGATTCCGGGCCCCGAGCACCGGCTGTACCAGCTTCTCCGGCGCGAGAATCCCGATGCCGCCCACGGCCGCTACAATGCGCTCATCCGTCGGCTCGTGAGCTTCGAGCGCGCGGCGGAATGCGCGCGCTAGCGGATGCCGAGCGGATTCGCCGCTTCATGCGCGCGCTGGGCCGGGAGGCGCGGGTGGAGGCGCGCGTCTATTTCACCGGGGGCGCCAGCGCCGTCCTGCTCGGCTGGCGGCCTACCACGATCGACGTCGACCTCAAATTCGTCCCCGAGCAGGACGCGCTGCTTCGTGCCCTGCCGCGCCTGAAGGATCGATTGCAGATCAATGTCGAGCTAGCGTCGCCGGACGACTTCATTCCCGTCGCACCGGGCTGGGAAGAGCGCAGCCCGTTCATTGGCCGGGAGGGCGGGCTCTCCTTCCACCATTTCGACTTCTACGCCCAGGCGCTCGCGAAGCTGGAACGGGGGCACACGCAGGATCTGCAGGATGTCACCACGATGCTGCGGTCGGGAGTCATCGATCCAGCGACTGCGCTGCGCTACTTCGAGCGGATCGAGCCGCAGCTTTACCGCTACCCGGCAATCGATCCGCCGTCGTTCCGGACGGCGGTCGAGCAGGCTTTCGGATCGCCGGCGGACTGACGAGACTGGGCGCCTCTCGGACTCTGGCTCAGCTCCTCGACGCGATCACGGGCGTGGCCGAAGTAGGCGAGAGGCTCGGGCGGCCACCCGCTCCCGTTCACCGCCATCGCCTTCGATCCGCCATCGGTCGAGACCACCAAGCACGGCCGCACGCCCTTCGCCCGTGATCCCTTGATCGCTGGTGCGCAAACGCCCATATTGAGAGTGTCACATGGCGCCAGCCGGAGGTTGGGTATGACGGTCGACAGCATTGCGGAGCGGCTCGGAGGAGCCAGGGTTCTGAAGCGTGAGGTTCGGTCGGATCTGGACCTGGCCGAGGCCATCCGCGAAGGATTGTCGTTCCAGGCGCTCGACCATGTCCTCGATTCGGACGACCTGGAGCCGGCCGAAGCATATGAGCTGGTTGGCTCGCGACGGACGCTGATGCGGAAGAAAAAGCAGCGCAAAAACCTTTCGCCCGCGGAATCGGATCGCCTGGCTCGTGTCGTCCGGATCATCGCGCGCGCCGAGGAGGCACTGGGGGAACGCGACAAGGCCTACCGCTGGCTCCGCAAGGCAAACCGGTCGCTTGCGGGTAGACGTCCGCTCGATCTTCTGGACAGCGATGCCGGAGCACGGATGGTCGAGCGCGTTCTCGGCCGGATCGAGCACGGCATCTACAGTTGAAGCCGAGGGCTGGTGCTCCTCTGGCGCATCACGCGCGCATCCTACCAGGCTCTGGACGGTGAGGGAGCGCGCGTGAACGGCGGCCGCTGGAACTCCGAGGGCGTGGCGGTCGTCTATACGTCGCCGACGCTTGCCCTCGCCGCGCTGGAGTACCTGGCGCATGTCGATCCCGAGGATGTGCCGGAGGACCTCGTTGCCATGCGGATTGAGATTCCGGACGACTTTTCAGAGGACCGGATCCAGAGATCCGATCTCCCGGCGGACTGGAACACCGTACCGGATCACCCGGCTTGCGTCACGCGCGGCGACGCGTGGGTAAAGGATGCTCGAACGGTCCTCCTGCGGGTACCTTCCGCGCTCGTCCCCGAAGAGGAGAACGTCCTTATCAATGCTCGGCACGCTGAAGCTGGACGGATCGCGGTCGAACACGTTCGGCCGTTCGTGTTCGAGCCGCGACTCCTCAGCTGACGCAGCGAAACCCTTCCCCAGGCGCCTGCCCCGTCTTAGGACGCGTGAAGACGAACGGCTCCGCCGAAGCCACGCTCACCTCGCCCACGGCCGGGTGCAGCGGATTCACTAGAAGGTTGCGCTCCGAGGGCACCACGGCAGAAGGCACGGTCAGCATCAGGCTGCGCCGGTGCCGTGCCCAGGTATCACCGAGAGCGCGGGTGCGCCGCAGATCCTCCCTCCAGGCCGGCCCGAGCTCAGCCGCACCCAAATCCTCGACCAGCGCGGCCGGGACCTCCAGTTCGTAGGCCAACAGGCCATCAGGGAGATCCGCAGGATCCACGTGAACCAGCGTCTCGAGCACGGCAAGCGAGAGATGGGCGGATGCATAGACCACGGCGGTCCCGGGTGAGTTCCAGCGGCCGCCAGCAAGCCGGGCGCCCTCCCCGCTGAGCGGTGCGTACAGCCCGGGCGCCAGCCGCCAGAGCCTCATCAGCTATAAACGCCGTACGCGACCCGGGTCAGAATGCTCTCCACCAGGCTCGCGCCGCTCCCCGTGCGCAGCAACTCCAGCGGCGCGGCACCCTCGAGCGCCCTATTCGGCTGGCGCATCCAGTGATTGGCCTTCGCCCGGTTTCCAAAGACTTCCCGGGCACGCGCAAAGACGGACGCGGCCCGGGCAATGCGGTCAGATTGCTCCGCCGAGAGCCGCTTCCTCCCTTTCACGTGAGACAACGTGCGCCGCGGGATGATCCGCGCCAGCTCGGCGTCCGACAAATCGCCCAGCTCCTTGAGCCGCTCGATCACCCGGGTGGGCAATCCCTCCTCCACCAGGTGCACGAAATCCAGCTC
This sequence is a window from Gemmatimonadota bacterium. Protein-coding genes within it:
- a CDS encoding UvrD-helicase domain-containing protein yields the protein MTQLSLFPPAAVPASPPGVSGAAGQLGDAAAEVGAAAAGLLPDQAARDRIRSDLETSLLVEAGAGAGKTTEMVGRMVALVRCDKARVDQLAAVTFTRKAAAELRQRFQVQLEVELRRAQKSGDGPVLERVDRALKELDRGFIGTIHSFCARLLRERPLEAGLDPAFRELQAVEADRLARDFWMRHLERLAAQGDALLLRAAELGMRPGALFGLFRQLSDNPDVAFPGHPFEAPDPEALRAQLEQLLDRAIALLPEAEPRGGWDAFQTRLRSLRFHRALGWHERARLFEALAELQGANFGVRRERWGADPARAQSARELAGELAALAGPGGPVERLLQQWYAHRYPYALELALRAAAAFSAERRRSGRLDFQDLLMLAARLLREHPAARRALAERYPCLLVDEFQDTDPIQAEVLFLLAARDPDAQDWRLAEPRAGALFVVGDPKQSIYRFRRADIAIYNQVKRRFQEWGAVVELTSNFRSTRPIEQFVNQVFAARFPAQATDHQAAFAWLRAVRPDPAPEGGRGAEVVGGAVQAATRARVCWYEFPAPASTRQQLIAAEDAELVASWIHERIEQGERRPGDFLVLTQRKGCLAIYARALEARNLPVQVTGGGIGIEEELEELARLLRALADPGDPTLTVAVLTGLFFGLDHEQLAEHALAGSGFRFDVPPAAPPGTPVQQALGTLHEFWQWTRSQPADAAVAAIVDHL
- a CDS encoding PD-(D/E)XK nuclease family protein, producing the protein MVAPQLAAEGLELADELEQRARLDEVADEVLAGPSHLRFRALAEGAGFREALASSVQALRLAGIRGVELARVPLDHAGKRDVLAAILAGYEARLAAAGKADTAAVLRRAAEALEQGTSAPPAARIYLLPGLHRRGLTGRLLRWLGAHGAAVLAADPTARLAAPAAVLWREASAPSSRLSFLHEPELAGLAPDTPRIDLFAAASPTDELREVLRRVLAAGLRWDQVEIVATDAAAYGAALDTLAQRLGIPVSYAVGLPVDRTRPARALAGYFRWLEEGCPAEVLRGLLEVGDVVPPAGGEWRPGPALARRLRRLRIGWGLDRYLAAIEGALEAAPPPALAAPGGEDGEQAAEWARRERAELDLLRSLLQVLEATAPAAAWAGADNAPTSAADIARGALAFLELVPAGSGVDATARARLGARLERVAESLQRPTSFGAALAILRGSLELRVPAPAADGAAPWTSSGAHLHLSDLEHGGLTGRPASFVVGLDAARFPGAGVQDPLLLDEDRRRVNVALAGADLPTSMDRLEEARHRLAALLARLRGQVTLSYSAWEAAEARAIAPAAVLLQALRLRLGDPTADYRQLHEQLGALACAVPAGAARLDAADAWLGALSSDGLLLSGTRAVLAGFPGLRAGLNARRARRRREFTAYHGRIVPRPERLDPRRDPETAVSATRLETLGTCPHRYFYRYILRIRAPEDPHLDPEVWLDPLERGKLLHKLYEDVLGDARRQGIAPESPEFLALTLETLDRRIGLARAAIPVPSEAVFQRQVGELREDARAFVEMVRTRGAPWHALELGFGPGTAHDLVPIELPGGVIRLSGRIDRVDRRPEGLVVVDYKTGSRRSYAPGTGVFQGGRRLQHTLYVLAAEKLLGQPADRAEYHFPTRQGQNECWSRDAAQLRAGLAVIDRLLDLAARGHFMPTDNPDDCKFCDYREICRVGERWGEVDSPLAAWTRQHLAWVPELEALAEVRRSP
- a CDS encoding GYD domain-containing protein; this translates as MPTYVLLSKLTGEGAETLTKNPGRIRQVNSEIEKFGVKVREQFAVLGPFDFVNIVDAPDNATIARVSAELGARGSVQITTLAAVPLDDFVALLERKA
- a CDS encoding nucleotidyltransferase domain-containing protein translates to MAKRADTHAPAAGPPASADEVRALLQALLERVPDVRFAYLFGSFAKGRVPRQ
- a CDS encoding DUF1028 domain-containing protein, whose translation is MKRLHIILLAALPTLLLPAAAAAAQAPELSTFSIVACDTANGFLGVAIQSRVVAAGAIVPAARAGVGAIASQAAANVAYKEQALELLRQGRSPEEVRSEFLATDSGIRRRQFALTDARCRFAAFTGEGALPWAGHKVGAHYSVQGNILTGPEVVDAMARACEEAEAAGLPFGERLLAALKAGQRAGGDRRGRQGAGLLIVKEKGGYAGGDDRYADLRVEDHPEPILELERVYRVWMSLFHPADYFVPHGREPVAAPAGPHICELRRLLARAGHGKPPADSAGSCAFDDEVVAALKAFQRAQGLEPRAAVTPELAARLKAAAAARDGRRTQ
- a CDS encoding DUF2384 domain-containing protein; translation: MTVDSIAERLGGARVLKREVRSDLDLAEAIREGLSFQALDHVLDSDDLEPAEAYELVGSRRTLMRKKKQRKNLSPAESDRLARVVRIIARAEEALGERDKAYRWLRKANRSLAGRRPLDLLDSDAGARMVERVLGRIEHGIYS
- a CDS encoding RES family NAD+ phosphorylase; its protein translation is MLLWRITRASYQALDGEGARVNGGRWNSEGVAVVYTSPTLALAALEYLAHVDPEDVPEDLVAMRIEIPDDFSEDRIQRSDLPADWNTVPDHPACVTRGDAWVKDARTVLLRVPSALVPEEENVLINARHAEAGRIAVEHVRPFVFEPRLLS
- a CDS encoding RES family NAD+ phosphorylase codes for the protein MRLWRLAPGLYAPLSGEGARLAGGRWNSPGTAVVYASAHLSLAVLETLVHVDPADLPDGLLAYELEVPAALVEDLGAAELGPAWREDLRRTRALGDTWARHRRSLMLTVPSAVVPSERNLLVNPLHPAVGEVSVASAEPFVFTRPKTGQAPGEGFRCVS
- a CDS encoding DUF2384 domain-containing protein; translated protein: MSPIDAAEALGGAQVLGAAVESELDFVHLVEEGLPTRVIERLKELGDLSDAELARIIPRRTLSHVKGRKRLSAEQSDRIARAASVFARAREVFGNRAKANHWMRQPNRALEGAAPLELLRTGSGASLVESILTRVAYGVYS